In Thermoplasmata archaeon, a genomic segment contains:
- a CDS encoding ABC transporter ATP-binding protein has product MTNDDGWTIRALLRPHMKVIIFITALQIVGVIAQAVAITLLKPILNKGIYDGDFSKLILFGCFLIISTLVLSLILFVTTNLASKVATSVAEELRGRLVEVAVKSNNINALGIVPSEAMVCLTNDVSSIQRFVFETLRTYLPMPILLGILIVYTFDTNAILGTILFATLAFVGSFTYVFTRRLQPLYKKQVETMSDVNSSLREKIPGARTIRAYDGYDYEVEKFGEYSAQFGAMNRKVVLNSYYVSSLVTACMWIFIVFTFVASALDEGNKLIATDIIIFMQVATYIIATLALVPYAYVGVPRMRECFSHLKEVVINAQSMEKTYGEPEVDEDTGTIFLAKDVNLKSRHGRVIFDGINLEIDRGKTVSIVGPNDNDSSELFKMALGFTMPDTGRLTVCGMDVSSTDPVLLRGHISYVNNSMHIFRGTLRYNLDPKGNHSDEEILSVCERIGLGRFIVDMPGGLDSMLYDNVSHTSGGQRLLILMVRGLLRDSDLYIFDDCFFSLDKRTKGLAMSTISEMCAGKTVVFIMHDTSTCEVSDSIILMQQGKVVGQGTHSELLESSVLYDNMYRTGQGRNGTWA; this is encoded by the coding sequence ATGACCAATGACGACGGCTGGACGATCAGGGCCCTTCTGCGGCCGCATATGAAGGTCATAATCTTCATCACAGCACTGCAGATCGTAGGGGTGATTGCTCAAGCTGTCGCTATAACTCTGTTGAAACCTATCCTAAACAAGGGGATTTACGACGGAGATTTCTCCAAGCTCATACTGTTCGGCTGTTTTCTCATAATAAGTACTCTGGTATTATCCCTCATCCTCTTCGTCACCACCAATCTGGCATCCAAGGTGGCGACGTCAGTCGCGGAGGAGCTCAGGGGAAGGCTGGTGGAAGTCGCAGTCAAATCAAACAACATCAACGCCCTGGGGATCGTACCGTCCGAGGCCATGGTATGCCTGACCAATGACGTATCGTCTATACAGAGATTTGTTTTCGAAACCCTGAGGACCTATCTGCCCATGCCGATCCTTTTGGGCATTCTCATTGTATACACATTCGATACCAATGCCATTTTGGGAACCATATTGTTCGCGACACTGGCCTTCGTCGGTTCTTTCACTTACGTATTCACCAGACGTCTCCAGCCGCTGTACAAGAAGCAAGTGGAGACTATGTCCGATGTGAATTCAAGCCTGAGGGAGAAGATCCCGGGCGCACGTACCATTCGTGCTTACGACGGGTATGATTACGAGGTGGAAAAGTTCGGGGAATACAGCGCACAATTCGGAGCAATGAATAGGAAGGTCGTGCTGAACAGCTACTATGTGTCTAGCCTTGTCACCGCATGCATGTGGATATTCATTGTGTTCACATTCGTGGCATCCGCTCTCGACGAAGGTAACAAGCTGATAGCTACCGATATAATCATTTTCATGCAGGTGGCGACCTATATCATCGCTACGTTGGCCCTGGTCCCGTATGCATACGTGGGGGTGCCGAGGATGCGCGAGTGCTTCAGTCATTTGAAAGAGGTCGTCATCAACGCCCAGTCGATGGAGAAGACATACGGAGAACCGGAAGTGGACGAGGACACAGGTACAATCTTCTTGGCGAAGGACGTGAATCTGAAGAGTAGGCATGGCAGGGTCATATTCGACGGAATCAACCTTGAAATCGATAGGGGGAAGACGGTATCGATCGTCGGCCCCAATGATAACGATTCATCGGAACTTTTCAAGATGGCCCTCGGTTTCACCATGCCCGATACAGGACGGCTGACGGTATGCGGGATGGATGTATCCAGTACAGATCCGGTACTGCTGCGCGGGCACATATCCTACGTCAATAACTCCATGCACATCTTCAGAGGGACGCTCCGTTATAACCTGGACCCGAAGGGGAATCATTCCGACGAGGAGATACTCTCGGTATGTGAACGCATCGGATTGGGAAGATTCATCGTAGACATGCCGGGGGGACTCGATTCAATGCTATACGACAATGTCTCCCATACCTCAGGGGGACAAAGGCTTTTGATCCTTATGGTCCGCGGTCTCCTCAGGGATTCGGACCTCTACATCTTTGACGATTGCTTCTTTTCACTGGACAAAAGGACGAAGGGATTGGCCATGTCCACCATATCGGAGATGTGTGCCGGAAAGACGGTAGTGTTCATAATGCATGATACTTCCACCTGTGAGGTTTCGGACAGCATTATCCTGATGCAGCAGGGCAAGGTGGTCGGACAGGGAACTCACTCGGAATTGCTTGAATCATCGGTTCTGTATGATAACATGTACAGAACCGGACAGGGGAGGAACGGAACATGGGCATGA
- a CDS encoding sugar kinase — protein METLSAISDAVQQEIRKIPDTNIGEEICIGADGTPTSRLDKVAENAVLMYLERNAVPLNVLSEEIGFVDRGGEETLVLDPIDGSSNAVAEIPYYTVSLGVGKDSLAGMRLGYIRNLVTGDTYWAEKGKGAFKNGRQIHVRKPDFKDLFVMNYMGRYAHPEAYNISKKASSSRWLGCSSLETVIIAEGQADAFCMYSENYVHCERIVDIAAAVLILREAGGEIYDLEGNVLDMKFDLEHRSNVMAVGYKEVFDYLMRGKDPVRDHKYGIYANTSIPKAVDYTQQVIDALKGHDYVLDSQIADIMGLPGTPIKEMDADIVIVVGGDGTLLRVLQQTDAMVIGINGGSVGFLAEIDRDNIKAGIERLLREDYTIETRFKLASWYNGEYLNDSVNEALIHTSSVAKIRHYKIYVDDVLACEMRSDGVIISTPTGSTCYAMSLGAPYMDPHVNALMVVPMAAYKSTSRSFVVPATSKITVESVLDKECVIVLDGQEEIPMEGGSKVDFMISKKKARFIRFNMDFFSRVREKLVNAL, from the coding sequence ATAGAGACCCTCTCGGCCATATCGGATGCCGTGCAGCAGGAGATACGCAAGATTCCCGATACCAACATCGGCGAGGAGATATGTATCGGAGCGGACGGAACCCCCACTTCGCGTTTAGACAAGGTGGCGGAGAATGCTGTGCTGATGTATCTCGAGAGGAACGCCGTCCCGCTCAATGTGCTGAGCGAGGAGATCGGATTCGTCGACAGGGGAGGAGAGGAGACTTTGGTCCTGGATCCAATAGACGGGTCCAGCAATGCAGTGGCGGAGATACCCTACTACACGGTCTCACTCGGAGTCGGAAAGGATTCACTTGCAGGAATGAGGCTGGGTTACATTCGCAACCTGGTCACTGGCGATACATATTGGGCCGAGAAAGGGAAGGGTGCCTTCAAGAACGGAAGGCAGATTCACGTCCGCAAGCCCGATTTCAAGGATCTCTTCGTGATGAACTACATGGGCAGGTACGCCCACCCCGAGGCATACAACATCTCCAAGAAAGCATCCTCCAGCCGCTGGTTGGGATGCTCGTCTCTGGAGACCGTGATAATCGCCGAGGGTCAGGCGGATGCGTTCTGTATGTATTCGGAGAATTACGTCCACTGCGAGAGGATAGTGGACATCGCTGCTGCCGTCCTCATACTGAGGGAGGCAGGCGGAGAGATCTACGACCTCGAAGGGAACGTACTCGATATGAAGTTCGATCTGGAGCACAGGAGCAACGTGATGGCCGTGGGGTACAAGGAGGTCTTTGATTACCTGATGCGTGGAAAGGACCCTGTCAGAGATCACAAGTACGGTATCTACGCCAATACCTCGATCCCCAAAGCAGTGGATTATACCCAGCAGGTCATCGATGCCCTCAAAGGCCACGATTATGTTCTGGACTCCCAGATAGCCGATATCATGGGGCTGCCCGGTACCCCGATCAAGGAGATGGATGCGGACATAGTCATAGTGGTCGGAGGGGACGGTACCCTACTGAGGGTGCTCCAGCAGACCGATGCGATGGTCATAGGGATAAACGGCGGAAGCGTCGGATTCCTGGCAGAGATCGACCGCGACAACATCAAGGCCGGTATCGAGAGGCTCCTGAGAGAGGATTACACTATCGAGACCCGTTTCAAGCTCGCCTCATGGTACAACGGCGAGTATCTGAACGATTCGGTGAACGAGGCCCTAATACACACGTCGTCGGTGGCCAAGATCCGTCATTACAAGATCTATGTCGACGACGTCCTCGCCTGCGAGATGCGTTCCGACGGGGTCATAATCTCCACACCGACCGGTTCCACTTGTTACGCCATGAGTCTGGGAGCACCATACATGGATCCGCATGTGAATGCCCTGATGGTCGTTCCGATGGCAGCATACAAGTCCACTTCGAGGTCATTCGTGGTTCCTGCCACCAGCAAGATAACCGTAGAATCCGTTCTGGACAAGGAATGCGTCATAGTGCTGGATGGTCAGGAGGAGATCCCCATGGAAGGCGGTTCCAAGGTCGATTTCATGATCTCAAAGAAGAAGGCCAGATTCATAAGGTTCAACATGGACTTCTTCTCACGTGTCCGTGAGAAACTGGTGAACGCTTTATGA
- a CDS encoding fibrillarin-like rRNA/tRNA 2'-O-methyltransferase yields the protein MEPLNFTSDRVFMDRGRLYTISMCPGKRIYGERLFTLSGTEYREWDPRRSKLSAYLTVGGRKFPFEKDSKVLYLGASSGTTPSHIADISSEGKVYCVEFAQRMFRELVGTCETRPNMMPILEDATKPEEYSMFTDGVDIVYQDVAQKMQAKILCDNMDAFDAKYGMVAVKARSEDVTASPESIFKEAEKIIRDRGYRIIDDEPLDPYEKAHAMIVIERE from the coding sequence ATGGAGCCATTGAACTTCACTTCGGACAGAGTCTTCATGGACAGAGGCCGCCTCTACACAATCTCCATGTGCCCCGGGAAGAGGATCTACGGCGAAAGGCTGTTCACACTGTCTGGTACCGAATACAGGGAATGGGATCCCAGGAGGAGCAAGCTGTCCGCCTACCTTACCGTTGGAGGCAGAAAGTTCCCGTTTGAGAAGGATTCCAAGGTGCTCTATCTTGGTGCATCCAGCGGTACGACGCCATCGCACATTGCGGACATCAGTTCTGAGGGAAAGGTCTACTGCGTGGAATTCGCACAGAGGATGTTTAGAGAACTGGTCGGTACATGTGAGACACGCCCCAACATGATGCCTATCCTCGAGGATGCTACCAAACCTGAGGAGTATTCGATGTTCACTGACGGAGTTGACATCGTCTATCAGGATGTTGCCCAGAAGATGCAGGCCAAGATCCTGTGCGACAATATGGATGCTTTCGATGCCAAGTACGGCATGGTTGCCGTGAAGGCCCGTTCCGAGGACGTCACCGCATCCCCTGAATCGATATTCAAAGAAGCGGAGAAGATCATCCGCGACAGGGGATACAGAATCATCGACGATGAGCCCTTAGACCCCTATGAGAAGGCCCACGCGATGATCGTGATCGAGAGGGAATGA